A single window of Nicotiana sylvestris chromosome 3, ASM39365v2, whole genome shotgun sequence DNA harbors:
- the LOC104219753 gene encoding 4-coumarate--CoA ligase 2, translating to MLSVASVEAQKAELSSSVIPSSNQSSEELHVFRSRLPDITISNNVPLHVYLFERLSEFQDRTCLISGSSGKSYTFAETHLICQKIAAGLTNIGIKKGDVIMTFLQNCAEFVFTFLSASMIGAVITTANPFYTKAEAFKQLKASNAKLIVTQSQYVDKFRDSGENDLKIGEDFSVVTVDDPPENCLHFYVLSEANEEEMPKGIVIQPDDPVALPFSSGTTGLPKGVILTHKSLITGVAQLVDGDNPNLYLKNDDVVLCVLPLFHIFALNSVLLVSLRAGASVLLMQKFEIGALLELIQNHRVSVAAVVPPLVLALAKNPMVDSFDLSSIRLVLSGAAPLGKELEEALHRRVPQAIFGQGYGMTEAGPVVTMCPAFAKQPFSTKSGSCGSVVRNADLKVVDRETGGSLGRNQPGEICIRGSQIMKGYLNDDEATARTIDVNGWLHTGDIGYVDDDDEIYIVDRVKELIKFKGFQVPPAELESLLISHPDIADAAVVPQKDDAAGEVPVAFVVRSANGFEITEEAIKEFIAKQVIFYKRLHKVYFIHAIPKSPSGKILRKELRAKLAAPPASTQ from the exons aTGTTGAGTGTAGCTAGTGTTGAAGCCCAAAAGGCAGAGTTATCTTCTTCTGTGATTCCTTCTTCTAATCAATCTTCTGAAGAGTTACATGTATTTAGATCAAGATTACCAGATATAACCATTTCTAATAACGTCCCTCTTCATGTCTATTTATTTGAGAGGCTCTCTGAATTTCAAGATAGGACATGTCTTATATCAGGCAGCAGTGGGAAATCATACACTTTTGCTGAAACTCATCTCATTTGTCAGAAAATAGCTGCTGGTTTAACAAATATAGGAATCAAAAAGGGAGATGTAATCATGACTTTTCTCCAGAACTGCGCTGAATTTGTGTTTACTTTTCTCTCGGCTTCTATGATCGGCGCTGTTATAACTACAGCTAATCCATTCTACACAAAAGCTGAAGCGTTTAAGCAATTAAAAGCGTCGAATGCAAAACTAATCGTTACTCAATCTCAGTACGTGGATAAATTTCGTGATTCTGGAGAGAATGACCTTAAAATTGGCGAAGATTTTTCAGTCGTTACAGTCGATGACCCTCCTGAAAATTGTTTACATTTCTATGTACTTTCTGAAGCTAACGAAGAGGAAATGCCAAAGGGAATTGTAATCCAACCCGATGACCCAGTAGCTTTACCATTTTCTTCAGGAACAACAGGGCTACCAAAAGGTGTGATTTTAACTCACAAAAGTTTAATCACAGGAGTAGCTCAATTAGTCGACGGAGACAATCCAAATTTGTACTTGAAAAATGATGACGTGGTGCTATGTGTGCTACCTCTGTTTCACATATTTGCGCTAAATTCAGTGCTTTTAGTCTCGTTAAGAGCCGGAGCTAGTGTTTTATTAATGCAAAAATTCGAAATTGGTGCATTGCTGGAGCTGATACAAAACCACCGCGTGTCAGTTGCTGCTGTAGTTCCGCCCTTGGTTCTTGCGTTGGCGAAAAATCCGATGGTTGATTCGTTCGATTTGAGTTCGATTAGGCTCGTGTTGTCCGGGGCGGCGCCGCTGGGGAAAGAGTTGGAGGAAGCGCTGCATCGTAGAGTCCCGCAAGCTATATTTGGACAG GGGTATGGTATGACAGAGGCAGGACCAGTAGTAACAATGTGCCCAGCATTTGCAAAGCAACCATTTTCAACCAAATCTGGCTCATGTGGTTCAGTAGTTCGAAATGCAGACCTCAAAGTGGTCGACCGTGAAACTGGTGGCTCCCTTGGCCGCAACCAACCCGGTGAAATTTGCATTCGCGGTTCACAAATCATGAAAG GTTATTTGAATGATGATGAAGCCACTGCACGGACCATTGATGTCAATGGATGGCTCCACACTGGTGATATTGGATACGTAGATGACGATGATGAAATATACATCGTCGATAGAGTGAAAGAGCTCATCAAGTTCAAAGGTTTCCAG GTGCCACCAGCTGAGCTTGAGTCTCTTCTGATAAGCCATCCAGATATTGCAGATGCTGCTGTTGTACC GCAAAAGGATGATGCGGCAGGGGAAGTCCCAGTTGCATTTGTGGTCCGCTCCGCCAATGGTTTTGAAATTACTGAAGAAGCTATAAAGGAATTTATTGCCAAACAG GTGATATTCTATAAAAGATTGCACAAGGTGTATTTTATTCACGCCATTCCAAAGTCTCCGTCTGGAAAGATACTGAGGAAAGAACTGAGAGCCAAACTAGCTGCGCCACCAGCCTCTACCCAGTGA